A window of Cygnus atratus isolate AKBS03 ecotype Queensland, Australia chromosome 24, CAtr_DNAZoo_HiC_assembly, whole genome shotgun sequence contains these coding sequences:
- the RBM15 gene encoding RNA-binding protein 15, with translation MKGKERSPAKAKRSRGGGEDSASSSSSSAAAARGERSGKKPGGSGGSNGGGGKAAAASADGGSGRRGPHPDKAARAGSREYEAGAAAAAAGGGGGRHGYGGGKAAEPSRSGSSRGGGGGGGESRAPAAAAPSSEAGGGGEYKTLKISELGSALSDEAVEDGLFHEFKRFGDVSVKISRLPPGTGAADERVAFVNFRRPEDARAAKHARGRLVLYDRPLKIEAVYVGSGGGSGRRRGSRSPALLDKESPYGAAAVGVAAAAAAAVRHPPAGATQRALSPAGSGGALGYRDYRLQQLALGRLPPPPPLPRELERERDYGGFYEARVRPAYGLERVAGVAAAGGFRGGGGGAGAAGEEEISPEDDQRANRTLFLGNLDITVSETDLRRAFDRFGVITEVDIKRPGRGQTSTYGFLKFENLDMAHRAKLAMSGKVLLRNPIKIGYGKATPTTRLWVGGLGPWVPLAALAREFDRFGTIRTIDYRKGDSWAYIQYESLDAAQAACAHMRGFPLGGPDRRLRVDFADTEHRYQQPYLQPLPLPPPAHYELVAEAAAFGAHRGAPPDPLRGARDRTPPLLYRDRDRDLYPETEWVPPPPPVRDRSNRAAAYDPLESLERRRDGWSLERDRGERELGSSSREQPRKRRLAEDGGRHLDRSPDSERSSSSRKRHCLATTSPPDRSPELLGGRERYSSDPERSSSRLLLLERPSPIRESRRGSLEQGQNEKRDRKNSAERERKHRASAAAAAQECKSPAKKDERAAEGGGGGSRLKPPPQKQQQDGAPQAGGASKLCLAWQGMLLLKNSNFPSNMHLLQGDLGVASSLLVEGATGGKVAQLKITQRLRLDQPKLDEVNRRIKVAGPNGYAILLAVPGTSDNRSAAGASEAATTSTQRPLRNLVSYLKQKQAAGVISLPVGGNKDKENSGVLHAFPPCDFSQQFLDSTAKALAKSEDDYLVMIIVRGAS, from the coding sequence atgAAGGGCAAGGAGCGCTCCCCCGCCAAGGCGAAGCGCTCGCGGGGCGGCGGCGAGGActcggcctcctcctcctcctcctcggcggcggcggcgcgcggCGAGCGGAGCGGCAAGAAGCCGGGCGGCTCCGGCGGCTCCAACGGCGGCGGCgggaaggcggcggcggcctccGCGGACGGCGGCAGCGGCCGGCGGGGCCCGCACCCGGACAAGGCCGCCCGCGCCGGCAGCCGCGAGTACGaggccggggcggcggcggcggcggcgggcggcgggggcgggcggcacGGCTACGGCGGCGGCAAAGCCGCGGAGCCGTCGCGGAGCGGCAGCagccggggcggcggcggcggcgggggcgagtcccgggccccggcggcggccgccccgtcCTCcgaggcgggcggcggcggcgagtACAAGACGCTGAAGATCAGCGAGCTGGGCTCGGCGCTGAGCGACGAGGCGGTGGAGGACGGGCTCTTCCACGAGTTCAAGCGCTTCGGCGACGTGAGCGTCAAAATCAGCCGCCTCCCGCCCGGCACCGGCGCCGCCGACGAGCGCGTGGCCTTCGTCAACTTCCGCAGGCCCGAGGACGCCCGCGCCGCCAAGCACGCCCGCGGCCGCCTCGTGCTCTACGACCGCCCGCTGAAGATCGAGGCCGTCTACGTGGGGAGCGGCGGAGGGAGCGGCCGGCGGCGCGGCAGCCGCTCCCCGGCGCTGCTGGACAAGGAGTCGCCCTACGGCGCGGCGGCTGTGGGGgtcgcggcggcggcggcggcggctgtgCGGCACCCCCCGGCCGGGGCGACGCAGCGGGCCTTGTCCCCCgccggcagcggcggggccctGGGCTATCGAGACTACCGGCTGCAGCAGCTCGCCCTCGGCCGCCTGCCGCCTCCGCCCCCTctgcccagggagctggagagggagagggactACGGGGGCTTCTACGAAGCGCGAGTGCGGCCGGCCTATGGGCTGGAGCGGGTGGCCGGCGTGGCGGCTGCCGGGGGCTTCcgcggaggaggcggcggcgccggAGCTGCCGGCGAGGAGGAGATCAGCCCGGAGGACGACCAGAGAGCCAACCGCACGTTGTTCCTGGGCAACCTGGACATCACCGTGAGCGAGACAGATTTACGCCGAGCCTTCGACCGTTTTGGGGTCATCACTGAGGTGGACATCAAAAGGCCGGGTCGGGGGCAAACCAGCACGTACGGTTTTCTTAAATTTGAAAATCTGGACATGGCGCACCGGGCCAAGCTGGCCATGTCAGGAAAGGTGCTTCTGCGCAACCCCATCAAGATCGGGTATGGCAAAGCCACTCCGACTACCAGGCTTTGGGTGGGTGGCCTGGGGCCCTGGGTGCCCCTTGCTGCCCTGGCCAGGGAGTTTGATCGTTTTGGCACCATTCGCACTATTGATTACCGCAAAGGTGACTCGTGGGCCTACATCCAGTACGAGAGCTTGGACGCGGCGCAGGCGGCCTGTGCCCACATGCGTGGCTTTCCCTTGGGCGGGCCGGATCGCCGGCTCCGCGTGGACTTTGCGGATACTGAGCATCGGTACCAGCAGCCCTacctgcagcctctgcccttGCCGCCCCCTGCTCATTATGAGCTAgtggcagaggcagctgctttTGGGGCTCACCGGGGGGCCCCGCCTGATCCGCTCCGGGGGGCCCGGGACAGGACGCCGCCATTACTCTATAGAGACCGTGACAGAGACCTTTATCCCGAGACGGAGTGGGTGCCACCCCCGCCCCCTGTACGGGATAGGAGTAACCGGGCAGCTGCCTATGACCCCCTGGAAAGCCTAGAACGGCGTCGGGATGGTTGGTCCTTGGAGCGGGACCGAGGGGAGCGGGAGTTGGGCAGCAGTAGCAGGGAGCAGCCTAGAAAGCGGAGGCTGGCAGAGGACGGAGGCCGGCACTTGGACCGCTCGCCAGACAGCGAgcgctcctcttcctcccgAAAGCGTCACTGTTTGGCCACCACCTCTCCCCCAGACCGCAGCCCAGAGCTCCTTGGAGGGAGGGAGCGTTACAGCAGCGACCCGGAGCGCTCGTCCTCCCGCTTGCTGCTGTTGGAGCGGCCCTCACCCATTCGGGAGTCGCGCAGGggcagcctggagcagggccaGAACGAAAAGCGCGACCGCAAGAATTCCGCTGAAAGGGAGCGGAAGCATCGCGCTTCTGCGGCAGCCGCCGCGCAGGAGTGCAAAAGTCCAGCCAAAAAGGATGAACGCGCTGCAGAAGGAGGTGGCGGAGGCTCCCGGCTCAAACCTCCAcctcagaaacagcagcaggatggagcGCCGCAGGCCGGGGGAGCCTCCAAGCTGTGCTTGGCTTGGCAGGGGATGCTTCTGCTGAAGAACAGCAATTTCCCGTCCAATATGCATCTGCTTCAGGGGGACCTCGGAGttgccagcagcctcctggtGGAAGGAGCGACTGGTGGGAAAGTAGCGCAGCTCAAGATCACCCAGCGTCTGCGTCTGGACCAGCCCAAGCTGGACGAGGTGAACCGCCGCATCAAGGTGGCGGGCCCCAACGGCTACGCCATCCTTTTGGCTGTGCCGGGCACATCAGACAACCGCTCCGCGGCTGGAGCTAGCGAGGCCGCTACGACCTCCACCCAGAGGCCGCTCAGGAATCTGGTGTCCTACCTAAAGCAAAAGCAGGCTGCTGGGGTGATCAGCCTCCCTGTGGGGGGCAACAAAGACAAGGAGAACAGCGGGGTCCTGCACGCCTTTCCGCCCTGCGACTTCTCCCAGCAGTTCCTGGACTCCACGGCCAAGGCGCTGGCCAAATCAGAGGACGACTATCTGGTCATGATCATTGTCCGGGGGGCATCCTAA